In Deltaproteobacteria bacterium, the genomic window ATCAGATCGAGCGCTCCCCGACACGAACGCGGTGCGGTCTGTTTCCGCTGTGACCACTGGGCGGCATACGTCTGCACGAACTTTTGCAACGCCGCGATTCCGTCTCGCACCGCTTCGTGCTGCGTCGGCTGCTCGATCGCGCTCAAGATATCCACCATCGCCTTATCGATGGTGCGACACGCGGTGTCCGCGAAGTCCACAATGTCGCGCCAGAGCGGATCCGAGGGGATTTCACCGAACACTCGGGTCCGGAACGGCGTTGGCCGCCCTAACACGTCCCCACGCCACACGAGCGGACGACGCTCCACGCCGTTCATTGCCGCCACGGCTGTCCGTCGGCCCACATGGTCTGCAGCCAGCACGCGCCGCATTCTCGGCAACGCATCGCCCGCAAACTCACTGCGGACACGGATTTGCCGGCATGTCAAACCATAGACGCTTCTCATAGGGAGCGCGCTGTTACAGAGAAGCGAGCGATCGTGCAAGGAAAACTCGCTGTTCTGAAAACCCTCGATGCCCCGCCACCAGCGCAACACCCGCTCATCCCGCGCCTTTACAATCGCCCGCGAATATGGTGAACGCTGCCGGATGATTAATGCGACACAAATTCGAGTCGGCAATATCCTGCGAATCGACGGCGGGATCTTCCGCGTGATGACCGTGCAGCACATTACGCCCGGCAAGGGGAACGCGCAGGTCCAAGCGGATCTACGCAACCTGAAGACCGGCAATAAGAACAACATGCGGTTTCGCCCTGCGGAGACAGTCGAACGCGTCGACGCGGAAGAACGCGAAATGACGTTTTTATATCAGGACGGTTCGACCTATCACTTCATGGACACAGAGACCTGCGAGCAGCACGAACTAGCGGCGGAATTACTCGAAGACATGCGGCTCTATTTAAAGCCCGATTCCACGATCATCATGCTTATCTGCGACGGGGAGGCGTTGAGCATTCGCCTGCCGCTCAAAATGCGCTTTACCGTGACGGAGTGTGACCCGCCATCGAAAGGTTCTGCGGGCGCATTGAAAAACGCCCTCGTCGATACCGGCGCGCATTTCAAAGTGCCGCTCTTCATCAAACCCGGCGACGTCGTCGTCATCAATACCGAATCCGGCGACTACGTGGAGAAGGGGTAAAAATAGTCGTCGGGCTCGATCGCTATTTGAAGACTCGGAATTTACTCGTCCCCAAAAGCGTGGGAATGAACGACTGTTTGAGCGCCAGTAATCGGTCCAATGCGGACTCATGCCCATTCGGACGGAAGAGCAGAGGATGCAGCACTATCTCGGTGTTGCGGTAGAACACGTCAGCGGAGAAGTCGTCATAGGGCGTCGTCCCTTCCGCCCCTGCCTTTGGTGGTTGCGGTCCCGTCGCTGCGACGGCACCCAACACGGTTCCCCCCCATATCGCAAGTGGCCCCATAAACCCTCCTTTGTCGACTCACACTCCCGGCCTAGTCCCGGCCAGACCGCATGGCGAGCGAAAAATATAAGGACCCGATTTTTTAATAAGTCCGTCAAATGGCTGCCGTGACACGCATTGCCTCGGCACGATGACGCAAACCAGCACGCGTCGTCAGACAGCAACACCAGACGGAGCAAATGCAAAACCATGAAAATTCAGAGACTTCAATGCGTCTCCGTCTGGAAATTCTGGGGAGTGCGACTTCAGATCGCGCTTGTCTTTCCGAGTGCCTCGCATTAACCGACATGGCCATGAGGTCACTGCACGCACCACCCTTAACCACTCGCCGACACGGTTGCTTCGATTCCGCTGCGCAGCGGCGTTGGGAGCGGCGCAGCGCGACTGGTGTCCCGCCTACCTGTCATGGCGCCGCGCCCACATCACTGCACCGATTCACGGTAACTGCACCCGTGGTTTTTGTTGCAGCCCAAGCCTGGCCTTTTGCGGCCGCCGCACAACCGACATTCCGCGCGATCGATTCCACCGTGACGTATGATCCCGACGGGGAAATCGCGCAACTCATCACGAGCGTCTCGGTGGCAACCGCTGCTCTCCTCGCAGTCTGGTTGGCGCGGCGACTGCCAACGTACTATCGATCTGAGGGACAAGCTGCCGGCGTGCTCGCCGCCGGAGTCACCTGCGCCTTCAACCTCGGCTATATGGCCCATGGATTTATGCTGGATACCGGGTTCAACTATCTGTTGGCCAGCGGCGCGTGGCTGGCGCCGCTGTGGGTCGGTTGGAATCGGTGGCGGAGGTCCCACGGGCAACTCCCCTCGCCCCCTGCAATGCGAGTCGTGCGCAATGAAGGATTGCGGACCGAGTAACCATATCGGTCAACGACAACCGTGACCAATTGCAATCCGCACGATATGTGCAACCGACGACAATCACGATGGCGAAAATGGGCACTGCTGTTGGTCGCCAGCAGTGGCATCGGCTGGTATGGAACGGCGCCATTTCGCTCGCAACCGATTGTTCCAATCGGACCAGCGGAATCATGCCCCCCCAACCTCGCCGTGGCGCAATGGCCAGTGGCGCTCTGCGCACGGATCGATACGCCGGGAGACAACGGGCCGGTCACCATCACCGTCCTGGTCGATGGCAAATCCGTCGGGACGATCGTGTCCGACTATAACTACGACACGTTGATGAACGTCCCGGCCGGTTACACCTCTTATCGCTGGCTCGATGACGACTGGCATCTCGACCTGATTATCGATCCGCACAGCCTCCAGACCGGTCGACCGCTGTATTACGTCGGCAGTCGTACTGGCCGTCTGACCCCGCTACACGACACCAACATCCGCTGACTACCCTGGCAATACCGCCAGAAAAAACCAGACGGAGCAAACTGAATCCAGCTCCAATTCAGTGGCTTGCGATTGTCTCCGTCTGCAGGCTCCGAACAGCGGGTCGAGGAAACCCCAGAGCGGGAACACCTCTGGGCCCGATGGGTGCTAGGCGTAGCGCCGCGCGCCAGCGTCGCCGACATCAAGAAACGGTTTTGGGCGTTACGGATTCAATTTGCGCCCGAGACCCACCCGACCGAAGCTGAACGGTACACCGAGATTTCAAAAACCATTAACACTGCGTACGGCGTGTTAGTGCCGAAGTAACTGCTCGCGTCGCCGCCCACCTTGTTTACAACAGGCGAAAGATGAGACGACAGACTCAA contains:
- a CDS encoding elongation factor P: MINATQIRVGNILRIDGGIFRVMTVQHITPGKGNAQVQADLRNLKTGNKNNMRFRPAETVERVDAEEREMTFLYQDGSTYHFMDTETCEQHELAAELLEDMRLYLKPDSTIIMLICDGEALSIRLPLKMRFTVTECDPPSKGSAGALKNALVDTGAHFKVPLFIKPGDVVVINTESGDYVEKG
- a CDS encoding J domain-containing protein — encoded protein: MSPSAGSEQRVEETPEREHLWARWVLGVAPRASVADIKKRFWALRIQFAPETHPTEAERYTEISKTINTAYGVLVPK